A genomic region of Oryza glaberrima chromosome 1, OglaRS2, whole genome shotgun sequence contains the following coding sequences:
- the LOC127765519 gene encoding protein RETICULATA-RELATED 4, chloroplastic-like: MAFHYAAMPSSSSSSLSGVSSQPPLHLPRLRSPHQASRRLSALPFSRALPLPLRLRLCIPRPQLPPLPLAFSHGGGGDNDGDDNNNNGGGDGEGDGGPPDNRREALFVLAQLGRKLESLPSDLAAAVEGGRVTGEIVRRFAEMEGSALLRWLLQFQGFRERLLADDLFLAKLAMECGVGVIAKTAAEYEKRRENFVKEIDIVIADVVMAIVADFMLVYLPAPTVSLQPPLATNAGHIANFFHNCPDNAFQIALAGRSYSILQRLGAILRNGAKLFTVGTSASLIGTGVTNALIKARKAVDKELDDEVEDIPVLSTSVAYGVYMAVSSNLRYQILAGVIEQRMLEPLLHNHKLLLSALCFAVRTGNTFLGSLLWVDYARWVGVQKVQEEA, from the exons atggccttCCACTACGCAGCaatgccctcctcctcctcctcgtccctcTCCGGCGTCTCCTCCCAGCCCCCGCTTCACCTCCCCCGTCTCCGATCCCCTCACCAAGCGTcccgccgcctctccgcgctccccttctcccgcgcgctcccgcttcccctccgcctccgcctctgcatTCCCCGTCCCCAACTTCCTCCGCTGCCCCTCGCGTTCTCCCACGGTGGGGGCGGAGATAACGATGGCGACGATAATAATAACAatggcggcggagatggcgagggGGATGGCGGCCCGCCCGACAACCGGAGGGAGGCGCTGTTCGTGCTCGCGCAACTGGGGAGGAAGCTCGAGAGCCTGCCGTCCGACCTCGCGGCCGCGGTGGAGGGTGGCCGCGTCACGGGGGAGATCGTGCGGCGCTTCGCTGAGATGGAGGGCTCGGCGCTGCTCCGGTGGCTGCTCCAGTTCCAGGGGTTCAGGGAGCGCCTCCTGGCGGACGATCTCTTCCTCGCTAAGCTTGCCATGGAGTGCGGCGTCGGCGTCATCGCAAAG ACTGCTGCGGAGTatgagaagagaagggagaatTTTGTCAAAGAGATTGATATCGTGATTGCCGATGTG GTCATGGCAATAGTTGCTGATTTCATGCTTGTCTATCTTCCTGCTCCAACTGTATCTCTGCAACCACCACTTGCAACAAATGCTGGgcatattgctaattttttccaCAATTGCCCAGATAATGCTTTCCAA ATTGCTTTGGCTGGAAGATCATACTCAATTCTGCAGAGGCTAGGGGCTATTCTG AGAAATGGTGCAAAGCTTTTCACTGTGGGAACTAGTGCTTCTCTG ATTGGCACCGGTGTCACGAATGCACTGATAAAAGCAAGGAAGGCCGTTGACAAAGAGCTAGATGACGAAGTTGAGGATATTCCAGTTTTGTCAACTAGTGTTGCTTATGGTGTATACATGGCAGTATCTAGTAACCTCAG GTACCAGATTTTGGCTGGTGTAATCGAACAGAGGATGCTGGAGCCCCTACTACATAACCACAAGCTTCTATTGAGTGCTCTATGCTTTGCTGTTCGCACGGGCAACACATTCTTGGGTTCTTTACT GTGGGTTGACTATGCCAGGTGGGTAGGCGTACAAAAGGTTCAAGAAGAGGCCTAA